In one Natronosalvus amylolyticus genomic region, the following are encoded:
- a CDS encoding asparagine synthase-related protein, whose translation MYLTLHDDGWVRARGVAVRGRAFDGNRLLEGVALAERFGRVLADVASAAGDGDEPNGAAKADATLEAIADCAGSLEGFFAAVVDLESEDGSYLVADGARSIPLYYAESARFVSDRGNVVRDATDAPRDPITEREFLVTRYVTGPETIWDGVYAVQPGEVVALEADGIRRHTYREYWPAGGGRGTTPRRDSTPESRDAGPTADADRLETALEIALNRLEMVAGDRPIVLPLSGGFDSRLLASALVERGREVIGFTFGRSGHPDVEMSREVAARLGIRWEFYPYSQADWHGWYHGTAGRRYREWAFGGDALPFLAEWPALRGLLEAGRLPEDALYCPGHTVATPSERLPRFVGEGRPDDETTVGCGPAVDADGGTDGTPLIEPTLEALVEYVLETHYTLWGYDDEVFRTAARARIREGLLGERSPEAIDSPETAGAAYERWEWRGRMSTFTNGDCRAYEDAGLEWWLPLWDPAYVRAWAQVPLARRRAKGLHAELAARVYRRVTGVSVDRSRLTDRTLEPADRVLSLVRHTPERQWTERDGDWLPPFLAPRSAWREPGTHPLAWDGAVETRLLEALPEQARNFYALRTLAETGRLDLDDPDPTVCSSGLSLPTLESLSQ comes from the coding sequence ATGTACCTGACGCTCCACGACGACGGCTGGGTCCGAGCCCGTGGAGTGGCCGTTCGTGGCCGGGCGTTCGACGGCAATCGGCTTCTCGAGGGGGTGGCGCTGGCCGAACGGTTTGGCCGTGTGCTGGCCGACGTCGCGTCCGCTGCTGGCGACGGTGACGAACCGAACGGGGCGGCCAAAGCCGACGCCACCCTCGAGGCCATCGCCGACTGTGCTGGCTCCCTCGAGGGTTTTTTCGCCGCCGTCGTCGACCTCGAGAGTGAGGACGGGTCGTATCTCGTTGCCGACGGGGCGCGGTCGATTCCGCTGTACTACGCCGAGTCGGCCCGGTTCGTCAGCGACCGCGGGAACGTCGTCCGCGACGCTACCGATGCGCCACGGGACCCAATCACCGAACGCGAGTTCCTGGTGACCCGGTACGTTACCGGTCCAGAAACGATCTGGGACGGCGTGTACGCCGTTCAACCCGGCGAGGTCGTCGCCCTCGAGGCCGACGGCATCCGTCGACACACGTACCGGGAGTACTGGCCTGCGGGAGGCGGTCGTGGGACGACCCCGAGGCGCGACAGTACACCCGAGTCACGCGATGCCGGACCGACTGCGGACGCCGACCGCCTCGAGACAGCCCTCGAGATCGCACTGAACCGACTCGAGATGGTTGCCGGGGACCGCCCCATCGTCCTCCCGCTGTCGGGCGGGTTCGACTCCCGGCTGCTCGCGTCGGCGCTGGTCGAGCGCGGGCGCGAGGTCATCGGGTTCACCTTCGGTCGCTCGGGCCACCCGGACGTCGAGATGAGTCGCGAGGTCGCCGCCCGACTGGGGATTCGCTGGGAGTTCTACCCCTACAGCCAGGCTGACTGGCACGGGTGGTATCACGGTACCGCCGGCCGTCGCTACCGCGAGTGGGCGTTCGGGGGCGACGCGCTCCCGTTTCTGGCCGAGTGGCCCGCTCTGCGGGGCTTGCTCGAGGCCGGACGACTCCCCGAAGACGCACTGTACTGCCCCGGACACACCGTGGCGACGCCGAGCGAACGATTGCCGCGATTCGTCGGCGAAGGGCGGCCGGACGACGAGACGACCGTCGGCTGTGGGCCGGCGGTCGACGCCGACGGGGGGACGGACGGGACCCCGCTGATCGAGCCGACCCTCGAGGCGCTCGTCGAGTACGTCCTCGAGACACACTACACGCTCTGGGGGTACGACGACGAGGTCTTCCGGACGGCTGCGCGAGCGCGCATTCGCGAGGGGTTGCTCGGCGAGAGGTCACCGGAAGCGATCGATTCGCCGGAAACGGCTGGTGCGGCCTACGAACGCTGGGAGTGGCGCGGCCGGATGTCGACGTTCACGAACGGGGACTGTCGGGCCTACGAAGACGCCGGCCTCGAGTGGTGGCTGCCGCTCTGGGACCCGGCGTACGTCCGCGCCTGGGCACAGGTGCCGCTGGCTCGTCGGCGGGCGAAAGGGCTCCACGCCGAACTGGCCGCGAGGGTCTACCGTCGTGTCACCGGTGTCTCGGTTGATCGCTCACGGCTGACCGACCGGACGCTCGAGCCGGCCGATCGTGTTCTTTCGCTGGTGCGACACACGCCGGAACGGCAGTGGACCGAACGCGACGGCGACTGGCTCCCGCCGTTTCTCGCCCCGCGGTCGGCCTGGCGCGAGCCGGGAACCCATCCGCTGGCGTGGGACGGTGCCGTCGAGACGCGGTTACTCGAGGCGCTTCCTGAACAGGCGCGAAACTTCTACGCGCTTCGAACGCTGGCCGAAACCGGGCGACTCGACCTCGACGACCCGGACCCCACGGTGTGCTCGAGTGGGCTTTCGCTCCCCACGCTCGAGTCGCTGAGCCAGTGA
- a CDS encoding SDR family oxidoreductase: MEPLLANKTAVITGGASGIGREIAHTYAKQGASVVVADLQPEPREGGEPIHEIIDDETDSTATFVECDVTERGDLEAAVEAATDLGGLDIMVNNAGMVGPVGPIQDVDPADFQQLLAVNVEGVFTGCQVATETMLEREVGGSIINMSSVAGLVGYPNITPYSLAKGGVRMLTYGLAGEVGPHGIRVNSIHPGVIETEMTTTDFPIIGGEDEDAALEAIPLRRFGQPEDVANVATFLASDWAAHVTAESIVVDGGEFRTA; the protein is encoded by the coding sequence ATGGAACCACTCCTTGCGAACAAAACTGCCGTGATCACTGGCGGTGCCAGCGGGATCGGTCGCGAAATTGCACACACCTACGCGAAACAGGGTGCGTCGGTCGTCGTCGCCGACTTGCAGCCAGAACCCAGAGAGGGCGGCGAACCGATTCACGAAATAATCGACGACGAAACCGACTCGACGGCGACGTTCGTCGAGTGTGACGTCACCGAACGCGGCGACCTCGAGGCGGCCGTCGAGGCGGCTACCGACCTTGGTGGCCTCGATATTATGGTGAACAACGCCGGGATGGTCGGCCCAGTCGGGCCGATTCAGGACGTCGACCCGGCCGATTTCCAGCAGTTACTCGCGGTCAACGTCGAGGGGGTCTTCACCGGCTGTCAGGTCGCGACCGAAACGATGCTCGAGCGTGAAGTGGGCGGCTCCATTATCAACATGTCGAGCGTTGCGGGACTGGTCGGCTATCCGAACATCACACCCTACAGCCTCGCCAAAGGCGGGGTGCGGATGCTCACGTACGGCCTGGCGGGTGAGGTCGGCCCACACGGAATTCGGGTCAACTCGATTCACCCCGGCGTTATCGAGACCGAAATGACGACGACCGACTTCCCCATCATCGGTGGCGAGGACGAGGATGCAGCCCTCGAGGCTATTCCACTCCGTCGATTCGGGCAACCCGAGGACGTCGCGAACGTGGCGACGTTCCTCGCGAGCGACTGGGCAGCACACGTGACCGCCGAATCGATCGTCGTCGACGGCGGCGAGTTCCGGACGGCATAG
- a CDS encoding AMP-dependent synthetase/ligase, protein MNWRDAEREYDDEVIGTTSLGRLFEDAAERHPNRPAQRYKGGVYDRSLTNDVLAAAPAGEFRAISYTDMRDIVRSLAAGFRDLGIERGDRVGMFSSTRMEWAQCDFALLSAGAVVTTVYKSSSPDQIRYLLEDPGADAVVVENQALFERVLEVEDQLDLECIVSMDELSGEVAEREDVYTLDAVYARGKDVFDLETYQTWVDEPGQDDLASLIYTSGTTGQPKGVQLTHGNFRSNVNQIRKRYGPRPDKPADVPVIDERAQTVSFLPLAHVFERTAGHFLMFASGACVAYAESPDTLKDDFGAVGPSTATSVPRVYEKIYDAIREQASESPVKERIFNWATDVGVDYASADDPGPVLSAKHALADRLVFSQVKEALGGNIELLISGGGSLSADLCTLYHGMGLPIYEGYGLTETAPVVSVNPPEAPIIGTIGPALPDVELRIDESVADQDVFDDPGEVGELLVQGPNVTEGYWEKPAATERAFLEDEDGRWFRTGDIVHLRPDGYLEFRERVKQILVLSTGKNVAPAPIEDAFAASEIVEQAMVVGDGEKFIGALIVPNLEHIRDWAEREGIDLPDDSEAICTDDRVHDYVRKEVDRVNENFERHETIKQFRLVPVEFTEDNEMLTPTMKKKRRVILERFEDRVEDIYADA, encoded by the coding sequence ATGAACTGGCGGGATGCAGAACGCGAGTACGACGACGAGGTGATCGGGACGACCAGCCTCGGGCGGCTGTTCGAGGACGCTGCCGAACGACACCCGAATCGGCCGGCCCAGCGATACAAGGGAGGCGTCTACGATCGGTCGCTGACGAACGACGTGCTCGCTGCCGCACCGGCGGGCGAGTTTCGCGCAATCTCGTATACCGATATGCGCGACATCGTCCGGTCGCTGGCCGCCGGCTTTCGCGACCTCGGTATCGAGCGCGGCGACCGCGTCGGCATGTTCTCGAGCACGCGGATGGAGTGGGCCCAGTGTGACTTCGCCCTGTTGAGCGCCGGTGCGGTCGTCACGACGGTCTACAAAAGCTCGTCGCCGGATCAGATTCGGTACCTGCTCGAGGACCCCGGTGCCGACGCCGTCGTCGTCGAGAATCAGGCGCTCTTCGAGCGCGTGCTCGAGGTCGAAGACCAGCTGGACCTCGAGTGTATCGTCAGCATGGACGAACTGTCGGGTGAGGTCGCCGAACGCGAGGACGTCTATACCCTGGATGCAGTGTATGCCCGCGGGAAGGACGTGTTCGACCTCGAGACCTACCAGACGTGGGTCGACGAACCCGGGCAAGACGACCTGGCGAGTCTGATCTACACGAGCGGGACGACGGGCCAGCCAAAGGGGGTCCAGTTGACCCACGGCAATTTCCGGTCGAACGTCAATCAGATCCGCAAGCGCTACGGTCCTCGGCCGGACAAACCGGCTGACGTGCCCGTGATCGACGAGCGGGCGCAGACGGTGTCGTTCCTGCCGTTGGCGCACGTCTTCGAACGGACCGCCGGGCATTTCCTGATGTTTGCCAGCGGGGCCTGCGTGGCCTACGCCGAGAGCCCGGACACGCTCAAAGACGACTTCGGTGCGGTGGGGCCGTCGACGGCGACCAGCGTGCCGCGTGTCTACGAGAAAATTTACGACGCCATCCGCGAGCAGGCGAGCGAATCGCCGGTCAAAGAGCGGATATTCAACTGGGCAACCGACGTTGGCGTCGACTACGCCAGCGCGGATGACCCCGGTCCCGTGCTGTCGGCAAAACACGCTCTCGCGGATCGACTCGTGTTTTCCCAGGTCAAGGAGGCCCTGGGCGGCAACATCGAACTACTCATCAGCGGCGGCGGCAGCCTCTCGGCCGACCTCTGTACGCTGTATCACGGCATGGGGTTGCCGATTTACGAGGGCTACGGCCTGACCGAAACCGCACCCGTCGTCAGCGTCAACCCGCCCGAAGCGCCCATCATCGGCACTATCGGGCCGGCGCTGCCGGACGTCGAGTTGCGAATCGACGAGTCGGTGGCCGACCAGGACGTGTTCGACGACCCCGGCGAGGTCGGCGAACTCCTCGTCCAGGGGCCGAACGTCACCGAGGGCTACTGGGAGAAACCTGCCGCTACGGAACGCGCGTTCCTCGAGGACGAGGACGGGCGCTGGTTCCGTACCGGCGATATCGTCCATCTCCGACCGGACGGCTACCTCGAGTTCCGCGAGCGAGTCAAACAGATTCTCGTCCTCTCGACGGGTAAAAACGTCGCCCCGGCACCTATCGAGGACGCCTTCGCCGCGAGTGAGATCGTCGAGCAGGCGATGGTCGTCGGCGACGGCGAGAAGTTCATCGGCGCGCTCATCGTCCCCAACCTCGAGCACATCCGCGACTGGGCCGAGCGCGAAGGGATCGACCTGCCGGACGATAGCGAGGCCATCTGTACTGACGACCGGGTCCACGACTACGTTCGCAAGGAAGTCGACCGCGTCAACGAGAACTTCGAACGCCACGAGACGATCAAGCAGTTCCGCCTCGTGCCGGTCGAGTTCACCGAGGATAACGAGATGTTGACGCCGACGATGAAAAAGAAGCGTCGAGTGATTCTCGAGCGATTCGAGGATCGAGTCGAGGATATTTACGCGGACGCGTAA
- a CDS encoding nitrous oxide reductase accessory protein NosL, which translates to MESNGACNRRHMLGILGTGTVVGVAGCLGTNDDDGPGDDADIEEAVEFPAERACAVCSMVTEEYPDWNAQLVHEDGTREFFCSAGCMAAYYAAPEAFDGPDVAVANVWVTEYETGELIDASEAVFVRVSHSDHVDDIMMKNPTPFAERSDAEAFIDEFDEYDEDDIITLEDFDMDLATFYRGRFFESSDDGDTGHDH; encoded by the coding sequence ATGGAATCCAACGGAGCGTGTAACCGCCGCCACATGTTAGGCATTCTCGGAACGGGAACGGTAGTTGGTGTCGCCGGCTGTCTCGGCACGAACGATGACGACGGCCCCGGGGACGACGCCGATATCGAAGAAGCAGTCGAGTTCCCCGCCGAACGAGCGTGTGCCGTCTGTAGCATGGTCACCGAAGAGTATCCAGACTGGAACGCCCAGCTGGTCCACGAGGACGGCACCCGTGAGTTCTTCTGCTCTGCGGGCTGTATGGCCGCATACTACGCCGCTCCAGAGGCGTTCGACGGACCGGATGTTGCCGTGGCAAACGTCTGGGTGACCGAATACGAGACGGGCGAACTCATCGACGCCTCGGAGGCGGTCTTCGTCCGCGTAAGCCATTCGGACCACGTCGACGACATCATGATGAAGAACCCAACGCCGTTCGCCGAGCGTAGCGACGCCGAGGCATTCATCGACGAGTTCGACGAGTACGACGAAGACGACATTATCACCCTCGAGGACTTCGACATGGACCTCGCGACGTTCTATCGCGGTCGGTTCTTCGAGTCGTCGGACGATGGAGATACCGGCCACGACCATTGA
- a CDS encoding AMP-dependent synthetase/ligase gives MDWRESERQFDNEVLEVDTLAQMFAKTVERNEGQPAQRYKGGIYDRSLARTAFEPAPDGEFAMLTYDEMGEIVGVLAAGFRDLGVKAGDRVGMFASTRMEWAQCDFALLSAGAVITTVYSSSSPAQVQYLLDDPDATGVVVENEAALERVLEVEDELALEFIVSMDTLSSAASEREDVMTLREVYDRGLEAYDEEAFTDWLEKRTPDDLASLIYTSGTTGQPKGVELTHRNFRENVNQVYRRYGPRPGKPEGSPSIDTDTQTVSFLPLAHVFERTAGHFLMFAAGGCVAYAESSDTLKEDFQLVGPTTATSVPRVYEKIYDAIREQASESPIKERIFNWATGVSRDYYRADSPGGLLGIKMKIADSLVFSQVKEALGGNVQFLVSGGGTLSPDLCTLYHGMGLPIYEGYGLTETSPVVTTNPPEEPKIGTIGVPVEGCSVKVDESVAPKEGTGSVEGETGELLVNGPNVARGYWNKPGKTAEAFFEDDEGRWFRTGDIVTIRPDGYLVFHERSKQIMVLSTGKNVAPAPIEDSFAQSQVVEQCMVVGDGEKFVGALIVPNFAYLREELDLEDDESVTENEQANALIQEEVDAVNENFAKHERIKQFQLVTEEFTEENEMLTPTMKKKRRVILEKFNEEVADIYPERSADAAEAAD, from the coding sequence ATGGACTGGAGGGAATCCGAACGGCAGTTCGACAACGAGGTACTCGAGGTGGATACGCTCGCACAGATGTTCGCGAAGACGGTCGAGCGAAACGAGGGGCAACCGGCCCAGCGGTACAAGGGTGGCATCTACGACCGCTCGCTTGCCAGAACGGCGTTCGAACCCGCCCCAGACGGCGAGTTCGCGATGCTCACCTACGATGAGATGGGCGAAATCGTCGGCGTGTTAGCCGCTGGGTTTCGTGACCTGGGTGTCAAAGCTGGTGACCGCGTTGGGATGTTCGCGAGTACGCGTATGGAGTGGGCCCAGTGTGACTTCGCCCTGTTGAGCGCGGGCGCGGTCATCACCACCGTCTACAGCAGTTCCTCGCCCGCACAGGTGCAGTACCTACTCGACGATCCCGACGCAACCGGCGTCGTCGTCGAAAACGAGGCCGCCCTCGAGCGCGTCCTCGAGGTCGAAGACGAGCTTGCACTCGAGTTCATCGTCAGCATGGACACCCTCTCTTCGGCGGCGAGCGAGCGAGAGGACGTCATGACGCTTCGGGAGGTCTACGACCGCGGCCTCGAGGCGTACGACGAGGAAGCGTTTACGGACTGGCTCGAGAAACGGACGCCGGACGACCTGGCGAGCCTGATCTATACGAGCGGGACGACGGGCCAGCCCAAGGGTGTCGAGTTGACCCATCGAAACTTCCGCGAGAACGTCAACCAGGTGTATCGACGATACGGTCCGCGGCCGGGGAAACCCGAGGGGTCGCCGTCCATCGATACCGACACGCAGACGGTGTCGTTCCTGCCGCTAGCGCACGTATTCGAACGGACGGCGGGACACTTCCTGATGTTCGCTGCCGGCGGCTGTGTCGCGTACGCGGAGAGCTCCGACACGCTCAAAGAGGACTTTCAACTGGTCGGGCCGACGACGGCGACCAGCGTCCCACGCGTCTACGAGAAAATTTACGACGCCATCCGCGAGCAGGCGAGCGAATCGCCGATCAAAGAGCGAATATTCAACTGGGCGACCGGCGTCAGCCGGGACTATTATCGGGCCGACAGCCCTGGCGGCCTCCTCGGGATAAAAATGAAGATTGCCGACTCGCTGGTGTTCTCCCAGGTCAAAGAGGCACTCGGCGGCAACGTCCAGTTCCTCGTCAGCGGCGGCGGTACGCTCTCGCCTGACCTCTGTACGCTGTATCACGGCATGGGGCTCCCGATTTACGAGGGGTACGGACTCACCGAAACCTCGCCCGTCGTGACGACCAATCCGCCCGAGGAACCGAAAATCGGGACCATCGGCGTTCCGGTCGAAGGCTGCAGCGTCAAAGTCGACGAGAGCGTCGCCCCGAAGGAGGGGACAGGTTCCGTCGAGGGCGAAACAGGAGAACTCCTCGTCAACGGGCCGAACGTCGCTCGAGGCTACTGGAACAAGCCGGGTAAGACTGCAGAGGCGTTCTTCGAGGACGACGAGGGTCGCTGGTTCCGGACCGGCGATATCGTGACGATCCGCCCTGACGGCTATCTCGTCTTCCACGAACGCTCGAAGCAGATCATGGTGCTCTCGACGGGGAAAAACGTCGCGCCGGCCCCCATCGAAGATTCGTTCGCCCAGAGTCAGGTCGTCGAGCAGTGTATGGTCGTCGGCGACGGCGAGAAGTTCGTCGGCGCGCTCATCGTTCCCAACTTCGCGTATCTGCGCGAGGAACTCGACCTCGAGGACGACGAGAGCGTCACCGAAAACGAACAGGCAAACGCACTGATTCAGGAAGAAGTCGACGCCGTCAACGAAAACTTCGCGAAACACGAGCGCATCAAACAGTTCCAGCTGGTCACCGAGGAGTTCACCGAAGAAAACGAGATGTTGACGCCCACGATGAAGAAGAAACGTCGCGTCATCCTCGAGAAATTCAACGAGGAAGTCGCGGATATCTATCCCGAACGTTCGGCCGATGCAGCCGAAGCGGCCGACTGA
- a CDS encoding thiamine ABC transporter substrate-binding protein, whose translation MKRRTYLSGMAAGGLAGLAGCLGSITGDSDDDTLHVATYNSFIDAPSDSPGVWIKDEFEERYDATLEWHTPEQELNYFIERHNEGVDIEPDLYYGLSPHELLRADENTDDDLFVETDRSVLSNAEDIGEHHEFDPQGRVIPTYRSLCAIVYDGRNVEKPETFEDLLDPAYEGKFAVSNPQRGTTGQLFMLWSINEFGDEGEYTYLDYWQDLLDNDTRVLDSWSDVYTNFENDDIPVIVSYANDRVYAKRFDNDLEKHRVALLNDQAYANYSGIVRFAESTNDDLAHEFMDFVLEPEVQAVVAERNVTGPTNDTTELPEVFEEYAQEPEEAVFFDYEDLQGNLSTWLDDWGRTVVDN comes from the coding sequence ATGAAGCGACGAACGTACCTCAGTGGAATGGCTGCCGGGGGCCTCGCGGGCCTGGCTGGCTGTCTCGGGAGTATCACGGGCGACAGTGACGACGACACGCTCCACGTCGCCACGTACAACTCCTTTATCGACGCGCCCAGTGACAGTCCGGGCGTCTGGATCAAAGACGAGTTCGAAGAACGCTACGACGCCACTCTCGAGTGGCACACGCCCGAGCAGGAACTCAACTACTTCATCGAGCGTCACAACGAGGGCGTCGACATCGAACCCGACCTGTACTACGGGCTGAGCCCGCACGAACTGCTTCGAGCGGACGAGAACACTGACGACGACCTCTTCGTCGAAACGGATCGCTCGGTCCTCTCGAACGCCGAGGACATCGGCGAGCACCACGAGTTCGACCCACAGGGGCGGGTCATCCCGACCTACCGGAGCCTGTGTGCCATCGTCTACGACGGCCGCAACGTCGAGAAACCCGAAACGTTCGAAGACCTGCTCGACCCTGCCTACGAGGGCAAATTCGCCGTTTCGAATCCGCAGCGCGGGACGACGGGCCAGCTGTTCATGCTCTGGAGCATAAACGAGTTCGGCGACGAGGGCGAGTACACGTACCTCGATTACTGGCAGGACCTGCTGGACAACGACACTCGCGTGCTCGACTCCTGGAGCGACGTGTATACCAACTTCGAGAACGACGACATTCCCGTCATCGTCTCCTACGCCAACGACCGCGTCTACGCCAAGCGCTTCGACAACGACCTCGAGAAACACCGCGTCGCGTTGCTCAACGACCAGGCCTACGCCAATTACTCGGGCATCGTTCGATTCGCCGAGAGCACCAACGACGACCTCGCCCACGAATTCATGGATTTCGTCCTCGAGCCTGAGGTCCAGGCCGTCGTCGCCGAGCGCAACGTGACCGGCCCGACGAACGACACGACGGAGCTCCCCGAAGTCTTCGAGGAGTACGCCCAGGAACCCGAGGAAGCGGTCTTCTTCGATTACGAGGATCTACAGGGCAACCTCTCGACCTGGCTCGACGACTGGGGCCGAACGGTCGTCGACAACTGA
- a CDS encoding thiamine-binding protein, producing MTVFALLRVSPITDDDITDDVAAAIEALEDFDVAYETTPMATTLEADDVHELFAACAAAHEAVDHGHVQTLVQVDDKRDVEMTASDKVDAVEGTLGREASSDRDA from the coding sequence ATGACCGTCTTTGCACTGCTCCGCGTTTCGCCGATCACCGACGACGACATCACCGACGACGTCGCCGCCGCCATCGAGGCCCTCGAGGACTTCGACGTCGCCTACGAGACGACGCCCATGGCGACGACGCTCGAGGCCGATGACGTCCACGAACTGTTCGCCGCGTGTGCGGCCGCCCACGAGGCGGTCGACCACGGACACGTCCAGACACTCGTTCAGGTCGACGACAAGCGCGACGTCGAGATGACCGCGAGCGACAAAGTCGACGCCGTCGAGGGCACACTCGGCCGGGAAGCCAGCAGCGACCGCGACGCGTGA